Proteins encoded by one window of Candidatus Neomarinimicrobiota bacterium:
- a CDS encoding RagB/SusD family nutrient uptake outer membrane protein — MKIGGNDMLAKLRKQSAFFMIPGILVLSLVSVGCDMDSENPNALVESDLGDPAVAAAMANGALNTTSNGIGNMLAPISVSSDEATWIGSRDAWGSLDKGQMSDVYNEFVDGQWNSITEGRWMADQAIKTLEAFQSEGVLGNVEDLARVYLYAGVVRVCIADWFEDFVYSDKTIPGSPFGVGNMMGVYDEAIELFKKGMSTTSSSEMKARFNAMLARAYFYKQVHTVIGNGGGFVTDSNAKSYAEAALNTWDETSKYQIEYSSTTVGSGFSWQINGRSELEFGIRPDGIGDPFPADLVDTDASVDVVDPQGNALGPADPRIAAIVNDFFKDRGGTDYAPITMISGAELYIMLAEMAGNDADAITHLNMNRTGMTPYDGSNATVADAIKHERRVNLFATGRRMLDMYRFGETSLLWETQFEAKSSPGTLFPITIKEIRANPNCPLPG; from the coding sequence ATGAAAATCGGAGGAAATGATATGTTAGCCAAATTGAGAAAACAGTCGGCTTTTTTCATGATCCCCGGGATCCTGGTGCTGAGCCTGGTGTCCGTGGGTTGTGATATGGATTCCGAAAACCCCAATGCACTTGTTGAGTCTGATCTTGGAGATCCGGCTGTGGCTGCTGCAATGGCAAACGGTGCTCTGAACACCACCAGCAATGGGATTGGTAATATGCTGGCCCCAATTTCAGTGTCGAGCGATGAGGCAACCTGGATTGGTTCTCGCGACGCTTGGGGTTCTCTTGACAAAGGTCAGATGTCAGATGTCTACAACGAGTTTGTAGACGGACAGTGGAACTCGATTACCGAGGGGCGCTGGATGGCAGATCAAGCTATTAAAACGCTTGAAGCCTTTCAGAGTGAAGGTGTCCTAGGCAATGTTGAAGACCTGGCCAGGGTCTATCTGTATGCGGGTGTTGTCCGGGTGTGCATTGCTGACTGGTTTGAGGACTTTGTGTATTCAGACAAAACTATCCCCGGCAGTCCTTTCGGTGTGGGCAACATGATGGGAGTATACGACGAGGCTATTGAACTCTTTAAAAAAGGGATGTCAACCACGTCAAGCTCTGAGATGAAGGCTCGCTTTAACGCCATGTTGGCCCGTGCCTACTTCTATAAGCAGGTTCATACGGTCATTGGCAATGGTGGCGGCTTTGTCACGGACAGCAACGCCAAAAGCTATGCGGAAGCAGCCTTGAACACATGGGATGAGACCTCAAAATATCAGATTGAGTACTCTTCCACTACTGTGGGAAGCGGATTTTCCTGGCAGATAAACGGACGTTCAGAGCTTGAGTTTGGCATAAGGCCTGATGGAATTGGTGACCCGTTCCCAGCAGATCTAGTAGATACAGATGCCAGTGTCGATGTGGTTGATCCTCAGGGTAACGCCTTGGGCCCCGCTGATCCGCGGATAGCGGCCATCGTTAACGACTTTTTCAAAGATCGTGGCGGTACTGACTATGCCCCCATTACAATGATATCTGGTGCTGAATTGTATATAATGCTTGCTGAAATGGCTGGTAATGATGCAGATGCCATTACGCACTTGAACATGAACAGAACCGGCATGACACCATACGACGGCAGCAATGCAACAGTGGCCGATGCCATCAAGCATGAGCGCCGGGTGAATCTCTTTGCCACCGGTAGACGGATGCTTGACATGTATCGCTTTGGCGAGACTTCCCTACTGTGGGAAACTCAGTTTGAGGCGAAGTCAAGCCCAGGGACCCTGTTTCCTATCACTATTAAGGAGATTAGGGCTAATCCGAACTGTCCATTGCCAGGTTAA